A genomic stretch from Leishmania donovani BPK282A1 complete genome, chromosome 36 includes:
- a CDS encoding golgi SNARE protein-like protein codes for MNPEARQVAVWERLRNEARQTDQLIDQQLRKLEVLALFDEEKIIESAAASSSMKGVGTSSSVTPAVPGSSSSLLHSSGTSPPPASTMSFEDVESQYRGADRDIDEFLHRLEQTVLSMEDACRELGPSSAAARHTERFRGMLTEKQQARRRLATEFRQRKDRYELAASRLAGDARRRGGPVDDDARGGVRILMDEQVAIQHTLNRVNGLLEQAEGTRDRLRMQRERFNQIGDKVLHIAEHIPFVQNLVRRIDVRRRREVVVLGTVISSLMFMFFFFL; via the coding sequence ATGAACCCGGAGGCGAGACAAGTGGCCGtatgggagcggctgcgaaACGAGGCGCGGCAGACAGACCAGCTCATTGATCAACAGCTTCGCaagctggaggtgctggcgcttTTCGATGAAGAAAAGATTATTGAaagcgcggccgcctcgtctTCTATGAAGGGCGTCGGCACTTCGAGCTCGGTGACCCCGGCGGTCCCTGGCTCGAGTTCCAGTCTTCTACACAGCAGTGGCACCAGCCCACCCCCAGCGTCCACGATGTCGTTTGAAGATGTGGAGTCTCAGTACCGCGGCGCCGATCGCGACATCGACGAGTTTCTCCATCGGCTAGAGCAAACTGTGCTGAGCATGGAGGACGCGTGCAGAGAGCTCGGCCCctcgtcagcagcagcgcgacacACCGAGCGCTTCCGAGGAATGCTGACTgagaagcagcaggcgcgtcgtcgtcttgcGACGGAGTTCCGACAGCGAAAGGATCGCTATGAGCTGGCTGCGTCGCGGCTAGCGGGCGACGCGCGACGGCGGGGTGGTCCTGTCGACGATGATGCTAGAGGCGGTGTGCGCATCCTCATGGACGAGCAAGTGGCCATTCAGCACACCTTGAACCGCGTGAATGGTCTGCTGGAGCAGGCGGAGGGCACGCGAGATCGACTGCgcatgcagcgcgagcggtTCAACCAAATAGGTGACAAGGTGCTGCACATTGCCGAGCACATTCCATTTGTGCAGAACCTTGTCCGCCGCATCGAcgtgcgacggcgacgcgaggtggtggtgttgggtACCGTCATCTCGTCTCTCATGTTcatgtttttctttttcctaTAG
- a CDS encoding zinc carboxypeptidase, putative, with protein sequence MNRPRDFKRKTAHPPSPASAATVASVSPIPVRAPTMRVSSLEGVDGSETPQQRQRAAESLASQGQHQAEGVVKAKSDAQATDIYGSSDSSVPMVAAADACSRASRASPLLSSSEPALSSTARLASVPGIFSSCLASAALRKTKVSEGHSSNQPPTSQQLRQTLRARATVFRPPVRGGAHSPRGGVPKVCPPAPLASGAAAAHGRVASVSTSTPPPASPEALSAHEEHASGVPVSRSSRSRRSSTSALPLSHTYSGAEVQGSNTNVITSSSTNNRGSARSLGNDTVISTAVGRQRPNMAAVLLPTQQLLENGYYLASDESANSSFSDTPRSARRISLGSSSSLRTTTQRLDVNSSGAVGGGRSATVATGASPSGINSLRDSRDPNSYSRGNCSDDNSDIMFEEENDLCNFDEEDEEQAVLTYMDSGAEGNLPGRPSSSNRAPPPPSARQGLLSATGAGDGPSIDPSSLSVSVEVGDTDYDIGEDPPSCMSVSSPPQLHRRGAPALRISACSVRSSAAADWHAPTMVRRPTSVSKASGAPSFQAAVTPAKLTTVTAVPRMLSRQHSTATAATSSRPTPLTTAAVHTPLTATSSSPRFASFSPSLQLSSMNEEELRERECKQLSLYEAFFFNPTRSMWLVDDHVLAKVLEYVRIMGYEHPALKRDRLKGQPSLWSSSSAIASPIAPAKSKKKAAGLRNANSTAPQNMHASSSSAAAEAVVEALAQPGSANASHTLPTAAGGSADSAAFATKHFCLKAGKPRCARQYVNRSTATAASHLFLTFSEAMRWIAEQEYVIGTVLLCCARFIGDPNADGAAVLGDGVADTAPWHPRRALLQRRKPCIPLRFHPIHFAASLVCSRFPQWGGMSAFTRAWETQIRLVLGSASPSHQRLFKLPDDALLLSSDCEAGNLHRVERAGEPYSFLIWLEPDLGSDKRIWFRFSVTGAKEGRRLRFRLMNAAPHVKLYRQNGMMPVWRDGLSQPNWGPVDSCSFRTTNRDLDGEVSFSINPRNSTETIQIAFCAPYTYADLLCHVCHWHALVKSSGCDMRFEERVLCRSPDGRKLHLLIVTSRVGGAPALAATEDKSTSDAAISGGRGHTGVGADGVAAAGAGSSSGWTSPGVASPTMTIPPGKGKGGATKEAVRGPYANFASGKKVVLVSGRVHPGEVTASHGVHGLISFLLSSDVRAIQLREHFIFFIVPMLNPDGVSRGHSRMDQFGNNLNRCYNDPDAETQPTVLALRRVFEHLQHTYRERFIMYLDFHSHASQSSGFMFGNNLPVSVQHWNLFFPRLVELHVRHVFSFALCRFGRVHMTSKDGASRVLFGSSLIHSYTVELPHFTDRRLYADEYAAMNNGSNVLFEVTWPPLHQTSGQAGSVDVNEDGAQDAENGSEGKWRGVRPAVGARGLYKRSNMLLAGRGRACRSNRESSSAQARDGSPPKKSSGAAPRSQGHANSAGVGEHCSGQSSATQIGGTRLASFLQPISTPSILCQSAEVGQACLLALRDYCSIGARPSPELTMFGGMDGVLRDSKRQVKLDSSRKCKKAQSVATYAGINPIYKQY encoded by the coding sequence ATGAACCGTCCGCGGGACTTCAAGCGCAAGACGGCGCATCCACCGTCGCCGGCCTCCGCGGCGACAGTTGCAAGTGTGTCCCCTATTCCTGTTCGCGCACCCACCATGCGGGTGAGCTCTCTCGAAGGAGTTGATGGCAGTGAAACGCCGCAACAGAGGCAGCGGGCCGCAGAGAGTCTGGCTTCGCAGGGGCAGCACCAAGCCGAAGGTGTGGTGAAAGCCAAAAGCGATGCGCAAGCCACTGATATTtatggcagcagcgactcgtCCGTTCCCATGGTAGCTGCAGCTGACGCGTGTAGCCGCGCAAGCCGCGCCAGCCCGCTTTTATCCAGCTCTGAACCCGCTCTCTCATCAACCGCTCGGCTTGCATCGGTACCCGGAATATTTTCTTCTTGTTTGGCCTCTGCCGCGTTGCGGAAGACGAAGGTGTCGGAGGGGCACAGCTCTAACCAACCGCCAActtcgcagcagctgcggcagacTTTGAGGGCGCGTGCCACCGTTTTCCGACCACCTGTACGTGGAGGCGCGCACTCTCCGCGAGGAGGGGTCCCAAAAGTGTGCCCGCCGGCACCCCTCGcgagcggtgcggctgcagcacatgGACGCGTTGCTTCTGTGTCGACTTCAACTCCACCGCCGGCAAGCCCTGAGGCTCTCTCCGCGCACGAGGAACACGCCAGCGGTGTACCcgtgtcgcgcagcagccgtagTCGGCGCTCTTCAACCTCTGCGCTCCCGTTGTCACACACGTATTCGGGCGCGGAAGTGCAGGGTAGTAACACAAACGTCAttaccagcagcagcaccaacaaCCGCGGCTCGGCGCGCAGTCTGGGAAACGACACCGTCATCTCCACCGCCGTgggccggcagcggccgaaCATGGCGGCGGTTTTGctgccgacgcagcagctgctggagaacGGCTACTACTTGGCGTCCGACGAGAGCGCGAACTCGAGCTTCTCCGACACTCCGCgctcggcgcggcgcatcTCTCTGGGTAGCAGCTCCTCTCTGCGCACCACAACGCAGCGGCTGGACGTGAACAGTAGCGGCGCTGTTGGTGGGGGTCGGTCGGCCACGGTGGCTACTGGCGCCTCCCCAAGCGGTATCAACAGCCTTCGTGATAGCCGGGACCCCAACAGCTACAGCCGAGGAAACTGCAGTGACGACAACAGCGACATCATGTTCGAGGAGGAAAATGACCTCTGCAActtcgacgaggaggacgaggaacAGGCAGTGCTCACGTACATGGACTCTGGGGCAGAGGGGAACCTTCCGGGCCGGCCATCCTCATCGAATcgggcaccaccgccgccatcggcgcGCCAGGGGTTGCTGTCCGCGACGGGTGCAGGTGATGGGCCAAGCATCGACCCCAGCTCCCTCAGCGTGAGCGTCGAAGTCGGCGACACCGACTACGACATCGGCGAGGATCCGCCAAGCTGTATGTCTGTCAGCtcgccgccacagctgcatcgtcgcggcgcaccagcgctgcgCATCTCCGCCTGCTCAGTGCGCAgttcggcggcggctgatTGGCATGCCCCGACGATGGTGCGTCGGCCAACCAGCGTTAGCAAAGCaagcggcgcgccgtcgtTCCAGGCGGCGGTCACGCCAGCCAAGTTAACCACTGTCACTGCAGTGCCACGCATGCTGTCGCGGCAGCACTCGACTGCGACTGCAGCTACCTCTTCCCGGCCTACTCCACTCACCACTGCGGCTGTGCACACGCCGCTGACAGCCACGTCGTCGTCTCCACGCTTCGCGTCGTTCTCACCGAGCCTGCAGCTGTCGTCCAtgaacgaggaggagctccgCGAACGGGAGTGCAAGCAGCTTAGTCTCTACGAGGCGTTCTTTTTCAATCCAACTCGCAGTATGTGGCTCGTCGACGACCACGTCCTGGCCAAGGTTCTCGAGTATGTGCGGATAATGGGATACGAGCACCCCGCCTTGAAGCGCGACCGCCTCAAAGGTCAGCCCTCTctgtggagcagcagcagcgccatcgcctcccCTATCGCTCCAGCGAAGTCGAAGAAGAAGGCTGCCGGCCTGAGGAACGCGAActcgacagcgccgcagaACATGcacgcgtcgtcgtcgtctgccgctgccgaggccgTGGTGGAGGCTCTCGCACAGCCGGGCAGCGCCAACGCCTCACACACTCTGCcgactgctgctggcggctcTGCCGATTCCGCAGCGTTTGCGACCAAGCACTTCTGCTTGAAGGCTGGCAAGCCCCGCTGTGCTCGGCAGTACGTGAACAGGTCCACGGCGACTGCTGCGTCACATTTGTTTCTTACCTTCAGTGAGGCCATGCGGTGGATTGCGGAGCAGGAGTACGTTATCGGCactgtgctgctgtgctgcgcacgcTTTATCGGAGACCCGAACGCCGACGGGGCGGCGGTTcttggcgacggcgtggcggaCACTGCGCCGTGGCATCCACGCCgtgcactgctgcaacgcAGAAAGCCGTGCATCCCTCTGCGGTTCCACCCCATCCACTTCGCGGCCTCTCTCGTGTGCTCGCGGTTCCCACAGTGGGGTGGAATGTCCGCCTTCACCCGTGCCTGGGAGACGCAGATCCGCCTGGTCCTGGGaagcgcgtcgccgtcgcaccaACGCCTCTTCAAGCTCCCCGACGACGCCCTCTTGCTCAGCTCCGACTGTGAGGCGGGAAACCTGCACCGTGTGGAGCGCGCAGGGGAGCCGTACTCCTTTCTTATTTGGTTGGAGCCGGATTTGGGGAGCGACAAGCGGATTTGGTTCCGCTTCTCTGTGACAGGGGCGAAGGAGGGGCGCAGGCTGCGGTTTCGGCTCATGAACGCGGCACCACACGTGAAGTTGTACCGGCAGAACGGCATGATGCCCGTGTGGCGTGATGGGCTGAGCCAGCCGAACTGGGGGCCCGTGGACTCGTGCTCCTTCCGCACTACAAACCGGGACCTGGACGGCGAGGTGAGTTTCTCCATAAACCCGCGAAACTCTACCGAAACGATCCAGATCGCCTTCTGCGCCCCGTACACGTACGCCGACTTGCTCTGCCACGTGTGCCACTGGCACGCCCTTGTGAAGAGCAGCGGGTGTGACATGCGCTTCGAGGAGCGGGTGCTGTGTCGGAGTCCGGATGGGCGAAAGCTTCATTTGCTCATCGTGACcagccgcgtcggcggcgcaccagcgttGGCGGCGACCGAAGACAAGAGCACTTCGGACGCAGCGATTTCGGGCGGACGAGGGCACACTGGCGTGGGCGCGGAtggcgtggcggcagcaggtgCGGGCTCCTCCAGTGGCTGGACGTCCCCTGGCGTCGCGAGCCCCACGATGACGATCCCACCCGGGAAGGGCAAGGGCGGTGCCAcaaaggaggcggtgcgtggCCCGTACGCCAACTTCGCCTCTGGCAAAAAAGTCGTGCTCGTCAGTGGACGGGTGCACCCTGGCGAGGTGACGGCGTCGCACGGCGTCCACGGCCTCATTTCTTTCCTGCTCTCCAGCGACGTTCGCGCGAtccagctgcgcgagcactTCATATTCTTCATTGTGCCAATGCTCAACCCCGACGGCGTCAGCCGCGGTCATTCCCGCATGGACCAGTTCGGCAACAACCTCAACCGCTGCTACAACGACCCAGACGCGGAGACTCAGCCAACCGTgctcgcgctgcggcgcgtgttcgagcacctgcagcacacgTATCGCGAGCGCTTTATCATGTACCTCGACTTCCACTCCCACGCCTCGCAATCCAGCGGCTTTATGTTCGGCAACAACCTGCCCGTGTCTGTGCAGCACTGGAACCTCTTTTTTCCGCGCCTGGTGGAGCTGCACGTCCGTCATGTCTTCTCCTTTGCGCTCTGCCGCTTTGGCCGCGTGCACATGACAAGCAAGGATGGGGCCTCGCGGGTGCTGTTTGGCAGCAGTCTCATCCACAGCTACACGGTCGAACTGCCGCACTTCACGGACCGCCGCCTTTACGCGGACGAATACGCAGCCATGaacaacggcagcaacgTGCTCTTTGAGGTGACGTGGCCGCCGCTACACCAGACGTCAGGGCAGGCCGGCAGCGTTGACGTGAACGAGGACGGTGCGCAGGATGCTGAGAACGGCTCCGAAGGGAAGTGGCGCGGCGTGCGTCCGGCAGTCGGGGCTCGCGGCCTCTATAAACGGTCGAATATGTTGCTCGCCGGCCGCGGAAGGGCATGCCGGTCGAACCGTGAGAGCTCGTCAGCTCAGGCCAGGGATGGCTCCCCGCCCAAGAAGTCTTCCGGTGCCGCCCCGAGGAGCCAGGGGCATGCTAACTCGGCCGGCGTGGGCGAGCACTGTAGCGGTCAGTCCTCTGCAACTCAGATCGGCGGTACGAGGTTGGCGTCGTTTCTGCAGCCCatctccaccccctccatTCTTTGCCAGAGCGCGGAGGTGGGACAGGCGTGCCTgttggcgctgcgcgacTACTGCTCCATCGGTGCCCGTCCGTCGCCAGAGCTGACAATGTTCGGCGGCATGgacggcgtgctgcgtgATTCGAAGCGCCAAGTCAAGTTGGACTCGTCGAGGAAGTGCAAGAAGGCCCAGTCAGTCGCCACATACGCTGGGATAAACCCCATCTACAAGCAATACTAG